In one window of Paraflavitalea soli DNA:
- a CDS encoding tetratricopeptide repeat protein, with protein MKYTLEDIARYVDGLMEADEQQAFEAALQSDPTLQQQLAFHREVEAGLQDTFGKDEQREQLKGTMQQLRQEYFGNKTGETLQEQSASATIVSPPSQPAKVVSFKKYVGVAIAVAAVLVIGVFVWNPFAGNLYEKYAATQMVAQVERGSHLDTVLLEATTAFNNKEFNVAAVDLAEVIQNQPDNSYALFYFGVSLLQTDQLPMARAVFEKLFKGESAFKYEAAFYEALSFLKEKDKDTAKDWLEKIPADAPNYKKAQELMKKL; from the coding sequence ATGAAATATACATTGGAAGATATTGCCCGATATGTGGATGGCCTGATGGAGGCAGATGAGCAGCAGGCTTTTGAGGCAGCACTGCAAAGTGATCCCACGCTGCAGCAGCAACTGGCTTTTCACCGTGAGGTGGAGGCTGGCCTGCAGGATACGTTTGGCAAAGACGAGCAAAGGGAACAATTGAAAGGAACGATGCAACAATTGCGGCAGGAATATTTTGGTAACAAAACAGGGGAGACTTTGCAAGAGCAGAGCGCTTCTGCAACCATCGTGTCGCCTCCATCCCAACCAGCTAAGGTAGTGTCGTTTAAAAAATATGTGGGTGTTGCGATCGCAGTGGCTGCTGTGCTGGTGATCGGTGTATTTGTATGGAATCCTTTTGCGGGCAACCTGTATGAAAAATATGCAGCTACGCAGATGGTGGCGCAGGTAGAGCGGGGCAGTCACCTGGATACGGTATTGCTGGAAGCAACTACGGCCTTCAACAACAAAGAGTTTAATGTAGCGGCTGTAGACCTGGCGGAGGTAATACAAAACCAACCCGACAATAGTTATGCGCTGTTTTATTTTGGTGTATCCCTATTACAGACCGATCAGTTGCCGATGGCCAGGGCGGTATTTGAAAAACTGTTCAAAGGCGAGTCGGCCTTTAAATATGAGGCGGCTTTTTATGAGGCGCTCAGCTTCCTGAAAGAGAAGGACAAAGACACTGCCAAAGACTGGCTGGAAAAGATACCCGCCGATGCCCCCAATTATAAGAAGGCGCAGGAGTTGATGAAGAAGCTGTAA
- a CDS encoding CBS domain-containing protein translates to MNKKVADVLLRKGSNITTVQPGDSVLEALRIMADQNIGSVMVMENGRYLGIMTERDYSRKIILKGRSSTDTPVAEIMSNDFPRVTTADSIDYCMQLMSDKNIRYLPVFDGEQVIGIISINDVVKETILSHEETITQLKDYLHSAR, encoded by the coding sequence ATGAACAAAAAAGTAGCTGACGTTTTACTTCGCAAAGGCAGTAACATAACCACTGTGCAACCCGGCGATTCCGTACTGGAAGCCTTGAGGATCATGGCCGATCAGAATATTGGTTCCGTGATGGTGATGGAGAATGGCCGTTACCTGGGCATCATGACCGAGCGCGACTACTCCCGTAAGATCATCCTGAAAGGAAGATCGTCTACAGATACGCCTGTTGCTGAAATTATGTCTAATGACTTCCCCCGTGTCACCACGGCCGATTCCATCGATTATTGCATGCAGTTGATGTCGGACAAGAACATCCGCTACCTGCCTGTATTTGACGGCGAACAGGTAATTGGTATTATTTCCATCAATGATGTGGTAAAGGAAACCATCCTTTCTCATGAGGAAACCATTACCCAATTAAAAGATTACCTGCATTCTGCACGATAA
- a CDS encoding RNA polymerase sigma factor: MNYFWLFLPAGDQEVLVPCISLTYKPFIITTVIHTDQRYVQALLENDTLAVREIYSKYAGKVRTYILANSGSEDDAADIFQESLIDIYNQAKNKGLQLTCPFEPFLIIVCKRKWLNELKKRGRQPVTKEVDDVSIGEDVFAMAEQLKQNNEKMQLFLQCFEKMGATCKEIIKRCMGGEDQEKIAEQLKVTYGYLRKKKSECMASLTQMIKVAFDQQS; encoded by the coding sequence ATGAATTATTTTTGGCTATTTTTACCGGCAGGGGATCAGGAGGTGCTTGTGCCGTGTATATCACTCACTTATAAACCTTTTATTATTACAACCGTTATTCATACCGATCAGCGATACGTACAGGCGCTGCTGGAAAATGACACCCTCGCCGTGCGGGAGATCTACAGCAAATACGCCGGGAAGGTGCGTACCTATATATTGGCCAACAGCGGCAGTGAGGACGATGCCGCCGATATTTTCCAGGAATCTTTGATAGATATCTACAATCAGGCTAAAAACAAAGGGCTGCAGTTAACCTGTCCTTTTGAGCCCTTCCTTATTATAGTATGTAAAAGAAAGTGGCTCAATGAACTGAAAAAAAGAGGGCGGCAGCCGGTAACAAAAGAGGTGGATGATGTATCTATAGGGGAGGATGTCTTTGCGATGGCCGAACAGCTAAAGCAAAACAATGAGAAAATGCAGCTCTTCCTGCAATGCTTTGAAAAAATGGGCGCTACCTGTAAAGAGATCATTAAACGCTGTATGGGAGGGGAAGACCAGGAGAAGATCGCTGAACAGCTAAAAGTGACTTATGGGTATCTCCGCAAAAAGAAAAGCGAGTGCATGGCATCATTGACACAGATGATCAAGGTTGCTTTTGATCAGCAGTCGTAA
- a CDS encoding beta-N-acetylhexosaminidase: MQKNILLKLLIAVVCLPGAVTSLMAQTTCPIIPLPADARLNSGAFKFDNTTTIVTTQASLQPIAQYLQQGLSQKSAIQVKLGKATKGSVVKLVLTGNKQDKLVQLDAYSLDIQPTQITITAPSAAGVFYGVISLLQLTAQSKDAAVACWSISDIAGYGWRGFMLDESRHFFGKAKVKQLLDWMAFYKLNRFHWHLTDEPGWRIEIKKYPALTLTGGKGNYTDSLAPAQYYTQQEIKEIVAYAAARFITVIPEIDMPGHATAANRAYPEYSGGGSAKHPEFTFNPGKEGTYQYLTNILKETDALFPSQMIHIGGDEVSFGNEKWMANPDIQQLMAREKLTDAKGVEFYFIRRMADCLATMKNKVLAWDEVTQANLVPEQTIVFWWRHDQPRQLTTSLQKGYSVVLCPRLPFYFDFVQDSAHVSGRKWGPQKGYASLEKVYDFSVADYPIQPGQLSQVLGLQANLWTETIKTEQRLDFMTFPRMLALAETAWTDPQQKNFNDFVKRMEAQLPLLKQQGIQYYDFVLPQQSPEPKR, encoded by the coding sequence GTGCAAAAGAATATATTATTGAAATTATTGATCGCTGTTGTCTGCCTTCCTGGTGCTGTCACATCGCTGATGGCCCAAACCACTTGCCCCATCATCCCACTGCCGGCTGATGCCAGGCTGAACAGCGGTGCATTTAAGTTTGACAATACTACCACCATTGTTACTACACAGGCTTCGCTGCAACCTATTGCCCAATACCTGCAGCAGGGGCTTTCTCAAAAGAGTGCTATCCAGGTAAAGCTGGGCAAGGCGACCAAAGGATCAGTTGTAAAGTTGGTGCTCACTGGCAATAAACAGGATAAGCTGGTCCAGTTAGACGCCTATTCACTGGATATTCAACCCACACAGATCACTATCACTGCTCCATCAGCCGCCGGCGTATTTTACGGAGTCATTTCCCTGTTGCAGCTTACTGCACAAAGTAAAGATGCTGCTGTAGCTTGCTGGAGTATTTCGGATATAGCCGGGTATGGATGGCGGGGTTTTATGCTGGATGAATCAAGGCATTTCTTTGGAAAGGCCAAGGTGAAGCAGTTGTTGGATTGGATGGCTTTTTACAAACTAAACCGTTTCCACTGGCACCTGACGGATGAGCCGGGCTGGCGGATTGAGATCAAGAAATATCCGGCGCTCACTCTAACAGGTGGTAAGGGCAATTACACAGACTCCCTGGCGCCTGCCCAATATTATACGCAGCAAGAGATCAAAGAAATAGTGGCCTATGCCGCAGCAAGATTTATTACCGTGATCCCGGAAATCGATATGCCGGGCCATGCCACAGCGGCCAACCGCGCCTATCCGGAATACAGTGGCGGCGGTTCTGCCAAACATCCGGAGTTTACGTTTAATCCCGGCAAGGAAGGTACTTATCAATACCTCACCAATATACTCAAAGAGACAGATGCTTTGTTTCCCTCGCAAATGATCCATATCGGTGGTGATGAAGTGAGTTTTGGCAATGAAAAATGGATGGCCAATCCTGACATACAACAACTGATGGCCAGGGAAAAGTTGACGGATGCGAAAGGCGTTGAGTTTTACTTTATCCGGCGCATGGCCGATTGTTTGGCAACAATGAAGAATAAAGTATTGGCCTGGGATGAAGTAACGCAGGCCAACCTGGTACCTGAGCAAACTATTGTATTCTGGTGGCGCCATGACCAGCCCAGGCAACTGACGACTTCCCTACAGAAAGGATATTCGGTGGTATTGTGCCCCCGCTTGCCTTTTTACTTTGACTTTGTGCAGGACAGTGCACATGTATCGGGCCGGAAATGGGGACCCCAAAAGGGCTATGCTTCTCTCGAAAAGGTATATGATTTCTCTGTGGCTGATTATCCCATCCAGCCAGGACAATTGTCACAGGTATTGGGACTGCAGGCCAACCTGTGGACGGAAACCATTAAGACAGAACAAAGGCTCGATTTCATGACCTTTCCCCGGATGCTGGCATTGGCAGAAACTGCCTGGACAGACCCACAACAAAAGAATTTCAACGACTTTGTAAAAAGGATGGAAGCACAATTGCCTTTGTTGAAACAGCAAGGCATACAGTATTACGATTTTGTACTACCGCAGCAATCACCGGAACCGAAGCGATAA